GGCGAAGGGGGTCGACGAGGGCGCCCGCCGCAAGGCGATCATGGATGAGGCGCGCGCGCAGGCCAGGAACGGGAAAGAGGCATTTGTCGCGTGGTGGAACCAGCCCGCGACGAAGGAGAGCCGCCCGATCCTCCGGGTGATCCAGACCGAGCTCGGAGAGATCGCGGCGAAGGCCGACGCCGACCGCGAGGCGATGGACTCCGACGACCCGTTCGCCACTCCACCCGTCGAAGACGGCTCGGCCCTCACCGACGAGCAGATCGCCGAGCGCGATGCCGCGTTCGCGGAGATGCAGCGCCAGCAGAACACGGAGCCCCGGACCGATGGGTGAGTATGCCGAGATCGAGATGTGGGGGACCACGACCACCGACCTCTCGCCCGAAGAATGGTCGGACGCCTACGACGACATCGACGCCGACCAGCGCGCGCGCGAGCGCGAGCGGACCCGGTGTCGCTGCCCCATCTGCGGCGCGAAGAAGAAATGCCCTGGCGGCGCCTACCGGCACGCGGTGGCTGTCCACAAGAAGGCGCAGCACGCGGCGACGATCGAGGCGTTCCGGGCAGAGCATGACCTGCCGTCCCTCGTCCCGCGTGCCGCCCAGAACCAGAGCGAGGCCTGACATGACCCAGACGACGATGCCCCTCTACATCGCCCCGTCGGACGCGCCGTCGATCCTCTCGGTGTCGAAGTCGTGGATCTACAAGCACGCGGGACCGACCTCCTTCGCCATCCATAAGCGCGGCGGGCGGAGTTTCGTGAAGGTGGCGGAAGTCGCCGCGTTCATCGAAGGCGAGAGCGCCGAGGGGGACCGAAAGGGGGACCGGACATGACCAGATTTTCCGAAGCCCTTATTTCATGGGTCCGGATGCCGCTTGAAGAGTCCCTTCAGCGGCACCAGATATCCCCTCAGGCCAAGCGATCCACCATCCACGCATCGAGAACCGCGACCTGCTCGGGCGTCATCCGCAGGCCCAGCTTGGACCGGCGCCAGATCACATCCTCGGCGGTGCGCGCGTATTCCTTCTCCATCAGCCAGGTCACCTCGGCGCCGGTGAGCGTCGCGCCGAAGTCGGGTCCGAGATCAGCAAGCGTCGCGGCGTCGCCCAGGATCGCGCGCGCCTCGGTGCCGTAGGCGCGCACGAGGCGGAGCGCATGGCGGGCGTCAAGGTACGGATAGTCGGCGCGCAGGCCGGCCACGAGCGCGGGCACGCCATCGACCGGGAAGTCGCCGCCGGGCAGGGGCACGCCCGCGGTCCACGTCTCGGCGGCTTGCGGGAAGGTGCGCGCGATGCGCTCCATCGCGCTTTCGGCCAGGCGGCGATAGGTCGTGATCTTGCCGCCGAAGACGTTGAGGACGGGCGCGGTGTCGCCACCACCATCGACCTTCAGCACGTAGTCGCGGGTCGCGGCGGTCGCACTCGACGCGCCGTCATCATAGAGCGGGCGAACGCCTGAATAGGTCCAGACCACGTCATCGGCGGTGATGTCGCGTTTGAGATAGCGGTTGGCAAAGGCGATCAGGTAATCGCGCTCCTCGTCGGTGCAGACGGGCTTGACCGATGGGTCGTGATGTTCGGCATCCGTCGTCCCGATCAGCGTGAAATCGGTCTCGTAGGGAATGGTGAAGATGATGCGGCCGTCCTCGCCCTGCAGGAAATACGCCTTGTCGTGATCGTAGAGACGCTTGGTCACGATGTGACTGCCGCGCACGAGGCGGACGCCTTCGTTTGTGGGGATGCGGACGCGCTGCTGGATGATGTCGCCGACCCACGGGCCGCCCGCGTTGACGATCATGCGGGCGCGTTCGGTCCGGCTCTCGCCGGTGGCGAGGTCGGTCAGCTCGATCGACCAGTGATCTCCGTCGCGATGCGCGGCGTCGAAGCGGGTGCGGGTGTGGATGCGCGCGCCCCGCGCCTCGGCGTCGCGGGCGTTCAGCACCACGAGGCGGCTGTCCTCGACCCAGCAGTCGGAATATTCGAACGCCTTGAGGAAGCGATCCTCCAGCGGCCCGCCTTCGGGCGCACGTGTCAGGTCGAGCGACCGGGTGCCGGGCAGGATCTTCCGACCGCCGAGATTGTCGTACATCAGCAGGCCGAGGCGGATGAGCCAGGCGGGGCGCCGGCCGCGCATCCACGGCATCACCGTGTTCAGCACCTTCGAGGTCGGCGTCTCACTCTCGAAGCGCATGTCGGGGTGGTAGGGCAGAACGAAGCGCATCGGCCACGAGATATGCGGCATGGCGCGCAGCAGCGTCTCGCGCTCGATCAGCGACTCGCGCACAAGCCGGACCTCGAAATACTCGAGATAGCGCAGCCCGCCATGAAAGAGCTTCGTGGAGGCCGAGGACGTGGCGGACGCCAGATCGTTCTGTTCGACGAGCGTCACGGACAGGCCGCGGCCCGCCGCATCGCGGGCGATGCCGCATCCATTGATCCCGCCGCCGATGACGAACAGGTCCGAAACGGCCTTAGTTATGTCGGAAGACGTCATGTGATCTCGCGCTGAAGAATGATCTGCCGTCGCACCTACCGATCCTCTGGCGAAGCGAAAAGGGTCATGCGCGACAATGTTCGCCGACGGCGAAGCGCGCATGGCCGCGGCGTTCGCATTTCGGCGTGGCGGATAGCCGCATGTGTCACAGTTCAATGCGGTCCGTCACCGCGCGACATAAACGCGGGTTCGAGACATCACGCTTTGCAAGATGTCGAGAAACTTTGGCGAATACAGGCGAACTGACCGAAGCATGGCCCAGATCTTCCGACATCCCGAGATCATCGACATCGCCCGCCGCGAAGGGCGCGTCACCGTGGACGGGCTCGCCGCTCATTTCGGCGTGACGCTCCAGACGATCCGGCGCGACCTGACCGACCTGGCCGAGGCCGGGCGACTGGAGCGGGTGCATGGCGGTGCGATCCTGCCGTCGGGCACCGCGAACGTGATTTACGAACAGCGTCGCAGCCAGCACCGGGACGCCAAGACCGCGATCGGTCGGGCCTGTGCGGCGGTCCTGCCGGGCGGGGCCTCGGTCTTTCTGGGGATCGGCACGACGACCGAGGCCGTGGCCAGCGCCATCGTCGGTCATGAAAACATGATCGCGGTCACCAACAACATCAACGTCGCGCAGATTCTGATCGAGAACCCCGAATGCGAGGTCGTGCTCTGCGGCGGTACGGTCCGGCCCGCCGATGGCGGCATGGTCGGCCCCCTGACCGAAAGCACGATCGGTCAGTTCAAGTTCGACTATGCGGTGATCGGCTGTTCCGCGGTCGAAGCGGATGGCGACATCCTCGACTTCGATCAGCGCGAGGTCAGCGTGACCCGCGCGGCGATGGCCCGCGCGCGGCAGACCATTCTCGTGGCCGATCACGGCAAGTTCCAGCGGAAGGCCCCGATCCGGGTCGGCAGCCTGGGCGATATCGACCTTCTGGTGACCGACCGCCGGCCGGGCGACGCGCTCGCGGCATCCTGCGCCGACTGGGGCACGCGGGTCGTCGTCACCCCCGTGGCCACCAGCGTCGCGACGGCCTGAGACCGGTCAACCGCCGTCTGCGGTGACGGCGACGCTCTCGTCGAAATGGCCGACATCAGGTGCCGCGCTCTTGAGCCGAAGGTAGCCGAGGACGCGGTTGTTGCGCTTCGGATCGATGATCAGGATCTCGCCCTCGTAGACGCTGAACTCCGTCAGCTCCTGGATGTTCGTGAAATGCGAGATGACGAGGAGCGGACCGTTGCCGCCGCTGCCGTCCCAGTCCGAGATGAGCTGGCGCATGTTCGTGACGTTGGGCGCGCCCTGCAGCGACAGCAGGAGGTTCAGGTCCGGCACGGTCTCGATCTCGAGCCCGGAGACCGACGAGCTGTTGGCCATGATCATGCCCTGGCGCAGCGCGTCGAGTGTTTCCTGGTTGCGGCACCATTCGCTGACGGCAATGCGACCGGGCACGATCTCGTTGGCAACAAGCAGCGCCCCGAGCTCCAGCATCTGGTGCTTGCCCGCATCGGTCATCACGCGCTGGTTGGCGCAGTCGGTCGGGGCCACGTCGGAGACGTCGCGCATCGACCAGTCCGTCGGGCCGTGCCGCATCAGCAGAACCACGTCGTCGCGGAACAGATCGCCCAGCATCTGCCACGGCTCGAACCGCAGCACCTCCTTGAACTCGGGGCCACCGGTTGCGGTGGGCATCGTCATCGACATCTCGCCCATCTGGGTGCTGATCTGCGAGATGATGCCGGCGACATCGACGTCGGTCTGGCTCTCGACCTCCTGCGCGGTGGCCGGGAGGGCGGTAAGGAGTGTGGCGGCGGTGAGGAGGGTTCGGATCATGACGCGTCCTTCATAGGTCCGTCATGTTGTAGGCGGGCGGAACGGAAAGTCCCTACACAATATAATCACAATGCCTGTGCGATTTCCTCGGCGAGCCGGAGCCATGCCGCCTCGTGCGCGGCGATGATGGTCGGATAGCTCTGATCGACGACCGGAACCGTGATCGAGAACGGGTCGATCTGGCCGCGTCCGGTCTCGGGCCCGAGGGCGAAGGTCCCGGTAAAGAGCAGTGTGCCGTTCGCCTGCACGATCATGTCCTCGACGAAGACCGAGATCTCGGTGTCCGGAAATCCCGAGAGCGGCCAAGGCTCGACCGCGACTTGCGCGTCGGTGATGACGTTGAGATGCCGCATCAGGCTGGCCGAGAGTGCGCGGTCGGGTAAATCCGCCCAGAGCCGGTCGGTATCGGTCACGAGGCTGCCATCCGCCTGCTGGATCGGGATTTCCTGGTTGATTGCGTATTCGGGGATCGACGGCTCGTTGATCATCGCGGTGTTGGCCCGAACATTCACGCGCAGGTCGGTCGTGACCGGCGGTGGCGCGAAATACTGGGTCTGTCCGCAGGCGGCGATCAGGAGGCAGAGGGCGAGGGGCAGGCGCATGTGGGTCACCGTCCGAGCAGGAGCGAGTTGGGATTGCGTTCGATCGTCCGCGAAAGCGAGCTGACATCCTCGGCCGCGCGGGTCGCGGCCCGCAGCGCGGCGAAGAGTTCGGTGCTGATCCGGCTGTCCTCGCCATAGGTCGCGAGCACGCCACCGGCCTGCGTCGTCAGCGTCTGGAGGCGATTGACCAGCGCGGGCAGGTCCTGCGACGCGGTGCGGATGCCGTCGGCGGCCGAAGCGGCAGAGCGCAGCGTCGCGTTGAGGTTGTCGATCGTGCCGCCGGTGCGGATCGTCTCGATGGTCAGGCGCAGCTCTTCGAGCGTGTCCACGAGCACGACAGGCACGTCGTCGGCTTCGTCCGAGGACAGGAAGGCGTCGGCGGTCTGCATCAGGTCCGTCGTGGAATTCACCAGCTCATCCAACGCCAGCGCGTTGGCTTTCGCGGCCAGTTCGTTGAGGCGGGTGCCGAGCGTCTCGGCCTCGGCCATCACGCGCTCCGCGCTGGCCGAAAGGGCGGGAAGGTTCTCGGTGCCGCGTGCGACAGCGTCGGCGGCGGAGGCTGCGGCGTCGAGGGCCTGCACCAGCCGCTCGCCCGCCTGCTGCGCGGCAAGCTGGTCGGTGATCGCGCGGATATCGGCACTGGTCTGGGCCAAGTCGGTGAGGATCGTCTGCACTTCCTCGGACGCGATCAGGTCGCGGCCCTCCTGTAGCGTCTCGCGCGCCAGTCCCGGCAGGGCCTGCGTGTCGGCGGAGGCCACGATGGCATCGACATTGCGCAACACCGATTGCGCGCTGGCGGCCAGCGCCTCGAGGTCCTGCGTGCCCTGCGCGATGTTCTCGGCGGCGATGGTCGTGGCGGCCAGCGTCTCGGAGATGCGTGCCGCGACCTCCTGGGCGGCGATGGTGGCCACGATCTCGCGCAGATCGCCCGAGATGGTCTCGATATCGGCCAGAACGCCCGCGACCTGGGGCGAGGAGATGATGTTGCGCCCGTCCCGCACGAGCCCCGAGCCGTCGTCCAGAAGGGCACGGATGTCGGCGGGCAGCGCCTGCGTGTCGTCGGACCCGGCGATCCGGTTGAGGTTGTCCAGAAGCCCCGTCGCCGAGGCCAGAAGCTCCTCGATCGGCAGCTCGTTGATCCGGGTCATGACGCCCTCGGCGGTGGCCGTCAGGCTGCTGGTCTCGGTGTCCACCGTCGGGATCAGCGGATTGTCGGTGATGCCGATCTCGAGCGTGCCGGGATTGCCCTCGTTCACCAGATCGACCACCAATTCGCCGCCGAGGATCGACGTCGCGACCAGTTTGGCCTTGAGCCCGTCGGCCACGAGATCGCCGATGAAATCGACGGCCTCGACGTCGTTGCCGGTGTCGCGGTCGAAGCCCATGCGCGAGGGCTGGAGATCCATCACCGCCAGAAGCTGAACCCGCGCGGTCGGATCGTCGGGCCGGATGAAGCCGGTGATCGCGCTGACGACGCCGACGCGAACGCCCTGAAGCCGGACGGCTGCGCCCTCGACCAGGCCCGAGGCCGCGGCAGGAAACAGCGCGGCGATCGCGACGGCACGGCCCTCGGTGCTCTCGAAGGTGGAGGCGCGGGCGGAATCCTCGTCGGCGAAGATCGAATAGATATGCCCGCGCCCGATGGGCCGCCCGCCCGAAATCAGCGTGTCGAAGTTCACGCCGCCCTCGATGATGGAGGCCAGCGAGCCGATGCGCAGCTCGACCCCGCCGGCGCCCAGCGTGGCGGTGACACCGGATGCGTCCCAGAACCGTGTCGCAGTCGAGAGCTGCCGGTCGTAGGGCGAGAGGACGAAGGCATCGACGCGCACCTCGGAGCCGTCGGGCGAGAGGCGCGGGGCGGCGACCTCGCCCACCTCGATGCCGCGATAAAGGATCGGCGCGCCGGGCCCCAGCCGCGCGCTGTCCTTGGCGCGCAGGACGATGGCCGTGCCGTCGACGCCGGGCGGCACGATGGGCGCACGTTCGTCGCCGACGAAGCCCAGCCGCGGCTCGCCGATCTCGGCGTCCCACGTGCCCTCGACATAGGTGCCCGACAGGATCGTGTTCAATCCCTCGACCCCGCGTGCCGTCACCTCGGGCTGGACGATCCAGAAGCTCGCATCCTCGTCGAGGAAGGGCGCAATGGCCTTGTTGACCCGGATATAGACGTTCACCTGCGTCAGGTCGGACGAGAAGCCCACATCTTCGACGACGCCGACCGTCACCTCGCGATAGCGAAGGGTCGTCTGCCCGATCTCGACGCCCGAGGCGTCGGGAAAGGCAATCGCGATCAGGACGCCGCGGTTCGACCAACTCTGATACGCGATCCCGAGTGCGATCAGGACGGCGATGATCGGCACGATCCAGACGGCCGAAAGGACCCGGCGCGGGGTGCGCGCCGGCTCGGCGATGGGGGTGGAGGGGCGGTTCGGATCGTCACTCATCGGATATCGCTTCGATCTGGTCCCAGAGGGCGCGGCTGTCGAAGCTGAGCGCCGAGAGCATGGTGAACACGACCGACAGCGCAAAGCAGACGGCGGCGATTCCCGGATTGATAGTCGCCAGGAGGTCGAATTGCACCAGCGCGACGAGGATTGCGACGACGAAGACGTCGATCATCGACCAGCGCCCGATCCATTCCACCACTTCGAAGAGATGCAGAAGCTGGCCGGGCGAATGCCCGTGGGGACGCCGGACGATCCACGCCAGGTATCCTATGGCGACGAACTTGCCCACCGGAATGATGACGCTGGCGAAAAAGACGATGGACGCCACGCCCCAGGCCCCGTGCTGGAAGAGTTCGATGACCCCGCCGACGATGGTCGACTCCTGTGCGCGCCCGACGGTCGAGGTGATGAGCATCGGGTAGATATTGGCGGGGATGTAGAACAGCACGCCGACCAGCGCCCAGGCCCAGACCCGTTGCAGGCTGGTCCGGTCGCGACTGGACAACCCGCCGCCGCAGCGCGGACAGATCTCGGTGCCGAGCGGCGAGACCTGCGTGCAATGGCGGCATCCGACGAGGCCCGCGTCGCGGGCCGTCCACGCCGTCATGCGTTCCGCGCGTCGTCGAGAGCCGACCATATCGAATGCTTGCTCATCTGGGTGTCTT
This portion of the uncultured Jannaschia sp. genome encodes:
- a CDS encoding DNA-binding protein, whose protein sequence is MTQTTMPLYIAPSDAPSILSVSKSWIYKHAGPTSFAIHKRGGRSFVKVAEVAAFIEGESAEGDRKGDRT
- the glpD gene encoding glycerol-3-phosphate dehydrogenase, coding for MTSSDITKAVSDLFVIGGGINGCGIARDAAGRGLSVTLVEQNDLASATSSASTKLFHGGLRYLEYFEVRLVRESLIERETLLRAMPHISWPMRFVLPYHPDMRFESETPTSKVLNTVMPWMRGRRPAWLIRLGLLMYDNLGGRKILPGTRSLDLTRAPEGGPLEDRFLKAFEYSDCWVEDSRLVVLNARDAEARGARIHTRTRFDAAHRDGDHWSIELTDLATGESRTERARMIVNAGGPWVGDIIQQRVRIPTNEGVRLVRGSHIVTKRLYDHDKAYFLQGEDGRIIFTIPYETDFTLIGTTDAEHHDPSVKPVCTDEERDYLIAFANRYLKRDITADDVVWTYSGVRPLYDDGASSATAATRDYVLKVDGGGDTAPVLNVFGGKITTYRRLAESAMERIARTFPQAAETWTAGVPLPGGDFPVDGVPALVAGLRADYPYLDARHALRLVRAYGTEARAILGDAATLADLGPDFGATLTGAEVTWLMEKEYARTAEDVIWRRSKLGLRMTPEQVAVLDAWMVDRLA
- a CDS encoding DeoR/GlpR family DNA-binding transcription regulator encodes the protein MAQIFRHPEIIDIARREGRVTVDGLAAHFGVTLQTIRRDLTDLAEAGRLERVHGGAILPSGTANVIYEQRRSQHRDAKTAIGRACAAVLPGGASVFLGIGTTTEAVASAIVGHENMIAVTNNINVAQILIENPECEVVLCGGTVRPADGGMVGPLTESTIGQFKFDYAVIGCSAVEADGDILDFDQREVSVTRAAMARARQTILVADHGKFQRKAPIRVGSLGDIDLLVTDRRPGDALAASCADWGTRVVVTPVATSVATA
- a CDS encoding membrane integrity-associated transporter subunit PqiC, whose protein sequence is MRLPLALCLLIAACGQTQYFAPPPVTTDLRVNVRANTAMINEPSIPEYAINQEIPIQQADGSLVTDTDRLWADLPDRALSASLMRHLNVITDAQVAVEPWPLSGFPDTEISVFVEDMIVQANGTLLFTGTFALGPETGRGQIDPFSITVPVVDQSYPTIIAAHEAAWLRLAEEIAQAL
- a CDS encoding MlaD family protein; protein product: MSDDPNRPSTPIAEPARTPRRVLSAVWIVPIIAVLIALGIAYQSWSNRGVLIAIAFPDASGVEIGQTTLRYREVTVGVVEDVGFSSDLTQVNVYIRVNKAIAPFLDEDASFWIVQPEVTARGVEGLNTILSGTYVEGTWDAEIGEPRLGFVGDERAPIVPPGVDGTAIVLRAKDSARLGPGAPILYRGIEVGEVAAPRLSPDGSEVRVDAFVLSPYDRQLSTATRFWDASGVTATLGAGGVELRIGSLASIIEGGVNFDTLISGGRPIGRGHIYSIFADEDSARASTFESTEGRAVAIAALFPAAASGLVEGAAVRLQGVRVGVVSAITGFIRPDDPTARVQLLAVMDLQPSRMGFDRDTGNDVEAVDFIGDLVADGLKAKLVATSILGGELVVDLVNEGNPGTLEIGITDNPLIPTVDTETSSLTATAEGVMTRINELPIEELLASATGLLDNLNRIAGSDDTQALPADIRALLDDGSGLVRDGRNIISSPQVAGVLADIETISGDLREIVATIAAQEVAARISETLAATTIAAENIAQGTQDLEALAASAQSVLRNVDAIVASADTQALPGLARETLQEGRDLIASEEVQTILTDLAQTSADIRAITDQLAAQQAGERLVQALDAAASAADAVARGTENLPALSASAERVMAEAETLGTRLNELAAKANALALDELVNSTTDLMQTADAFLSSDEADDVPVVLVDTLEELRLTIETIRTGGTIDNLNATLRSAASAADGIRTASQDLPALVNRLQTLTTQAGGVLATYGEDSRISTELFAALRAATRAAEDVSSLSRTIERNPNSLLLGR
- a CDS encoding paraquat-inducible protein A yields the protein MTAWTARDAGLVGCRHCTQVSPLGTEICPRCGGGLSSRDRTSLQRVWAWALVGVLFYIPANIYPMLITSTVGRAQESTIVGGVIELFQHGAWGVASIVFFASVIIPVGKFVAIGYLAWIVRRPHGHSPGQLLHLFEVVEWIGRWSMIDVFVVAILVALVQFDLLATINPGIAAVCFALSVVFTMLSALSFDSRALWDQIEAISDE